A DNA window from Flavisolibacter ginsenosidimutans contains the following coding sequences:
- a CDS encoding DUF3857 domain-containing protein, with protein sequence MLKTIAAAFACFVMLVARGQQEPSPPATTLASIPEELKKDADAVYKLDEAVLTVLSPSEYTLKVHKVMTLLNADAAYLLHHRFTVDKLFKVEDIEIKVLDAFGQLVKKYTKKDFETVAAYDGMTLVTDDKVMKLYTPAPAYPCTLDVQYTRHATGYNQFLNRYIYQYRTVTELFRYEVFAPVSLDIRQRTLNLSATPQVEAMGNTKRYVWEVKNVSAKKFETDGYTASYYMPRIEIAPNEFSYDGYKGEFRSWADYGRWAYKLFEEKTPFSQDRIADIKELVKGAKDRQEIISTLYQYLQHNTRYVNIQLGIGGWKPFAIKFVDENKFGDCKALTNYMRYLLQAVGIMAYPALINSGYEEPAIDPQFPNNVFSHVILCVPNDKDTTWLECTSTYNKAGELGTFTENKKALLLTENGGVIVNTPKSDYRANTVCAKSTVTINAGGGATIQNEVASSGEPASYYHDVFQLKEDEQKQRLMQTLHFKNPDEISVSSFDDKGQAGFGVVRTYERFYDFKSGNKYFLPLCVNRSATERMKVATRETDYLFAYPYEKSDTTVFHFPQGFTPEALPAGKELQSPYSYYKRTCRYDAASNQLTTVSTVSLKQHVIPAADYPKVAQFFNDVIAIEEENIIVVKQ encoded by the coding sequence ATGTTGAAAACAATTGCCGCTGCTTTTGCCTGTTTTGTAATGCTCGTTGCACGAGGTCAGCAAGAGCCGTCCCCGCCTGCAACAACGCTTGCAAGCATACCGGAAGAATTAAAAAAAGACGCCGACGCCGTTTACAAACTTGATGAAGCCGTGCTCACTGTTCTTTCGCCTTCGGAATACACGTTGAAAGTGCACAAGGTTATGACGCTCTTGAATGCGGACGCTGCGTATCTTTTGCATCACCGCTTCACGGTTGATAAACTCTTTAAGGTGGAGGATATTGAAATAAAGGTGCTTGATGCTTTCGGGCAATTGGTAAAAAAATATACGAAGAAAGATTTTGAAACCGTAGCCGCTTACGATGGAATGACCTTGGTAACCGACGACAAAGTGATGAAACTTTACACGCCGGCGCCTGCTTATCCCTGTACACTCGACGTGCAATATACCCGGCATGCGACAGGCTATAACCAGTTTCTCAACAGGTATATTTACCAGTACCGGACCGTAACTGAGCTGTTTCGTTATGAAGTGTTTGCGCCCGTTTCACTGGACATCAGGCAACGTACGCTAAACCTAAGTGCAACGCCTCAGGTTGAGGCAATGGGCAACACAAAACGGTACGTCTGGGAGGTGAAAAACGTAAGTGCAAAAAAGTTTGAAACCGACGGCTATACGGCTTCATACTATATGCCAAGGATAGAAATAGCGCCGAACGAGTTTTCATATGACGGCTACAAAGGTGAGTTCCGCTCTTGGGCTGATTATGGCCGCTGGGCTTATAAACTCTTCGAAGAAAAAACACCGTTCAGTCAAGACCGCATTGCCGATATTAAAGAACTGGTGAAAGGAGCAAAGGACCGGCAGGAGATAATTAGTACACTATACCAATACCTGCAACACAATACACGCTATGTCAATATTCAGTTAGGCATTGGCGGCTGGAAGCCTTTTGCGATAAAATTTGTGGACGAAAACAAGTTTGGCGATTGCAAGGCACTGACCAATTACATGCGTTATTTGTTGCAGGCTGTGGGCATCATGGCTTACCCCGCTCTAATTAATTCTGGTTACGAGGAACCTGCAATTGATCCACAATTCCCGAACAATGTGTTTAGCCACGTTATTCTTTGCGTTCCCAATGATAAAGACACCACTTGGCTTGAGTGCACGAGTACGTACAACAAGGCCGGCGAATTGGGAACGTTTACCGAAAATAAAAAAGCCTTGCTGCTGACTGAAAATGGAGGCGTTATAGTAAACACACCGAAAAGCGATTACCGGGCCAACACCGTTTGCGCGAAGAGCACCGTAACAATCAACGCCGGGGGCGGCGCGACGATTCAGAACGAGGTTGCCAGCAGTGGCGAACCGGCTTCGTATTATCATGACGTTTTTCAACTGAAGGAAGACGAACAGAAACAACGCCTGATGCAAACGCTGCACTTCAAAAATCCGGACGAAATATCCGTTTCGTCTTTTGATGATAAAGGGCAGGCGGGTTTTGGCGTTGTCCGTACTTACGAAAGGTTCTACGATTTCAAATCGGGCAACAAGTATTTCCTCCCGCTCTGTGTCAACCGCTCGGCAACGGAACGCATGAAAGTTGCAACAAGGGAAACGGACTATTTGTTTGCCTATCCCTACGAGAAAAGCGATACCACGGTGTTCCACTTTCCGCAAGGATTTACGCCGGAGGCTTTGCCCGCCGGCAAAGAACTTCAATCTCCTTACAGCTATTATAAGCGAACTTGCCGCTACGATGCGGCCTCCAATCAACTTACAACAGTAAGCACCGTTTCGTTAAAGCAGCACGTCATTCCGGCGGCAGACTATCCGAAAGTGGCGCAGTTTTTCAACGACGTTATTGCGATAGAAGAAGAAAACATAATTGTAGTGAAGCAATAG
- a CDS encoding DUF3857 and transglutaminase domain-containing protein yields the protein MDLKECPFDKSADAVVLLDQAVAGYDDQYKLITDHRVRIKVLKQKGVEQGNVVIPYYSANGYEYLINISAVVITPGENGSISTSVLDEKQIFNRKVSSLYSTYTFALPNVKVGSIIDYKYQSIKRRFANVRRWEFQSDLPVMTSSFELAPMANSEFAYSVHKSAEYPIQIVPDKANGKYRFVMHDIPGLRNEVYTASTESFLQRVNFQFASYTDYYGKQSYMSTWDELTKDLLLDESFGSQANKNLSGSPLIKELPSTFSPTEKLKAIYDYVRSNFVWNGINSKYCEDGVKSVLEKKKGTTGDINLLLVALLKSAGLDAYPLLASERDNGRIDTTYSFLDQFNKVVALVNCEGRQYVLDGSNGRTPFFMVPSDLLNTAAYLVEKKRGRFVYFTNLPHRLSEGVMLAGSVTKDGELRGSAVVESRDYAKLQKEARYKSDTTRYRDALLKRNSFLKIDSFSVEGLKNDSLALRQETGFHYALKKSGDYYLLNANLFTGFAENPFTTQYRFTDIDFGAKFSSTVTGTFELPANFTTEPLPQNKKLVSPDRSMSISRIIEKRDNILYFKLIILIDREAYKADEYDTVKAFFNEMVDLLNEPVLLKSN from the coding sequence ATGGATTTAAAAGAATGTCCCTTTGACAAAAGCGCCGATGCCGTTGTGCTGCTTGATCAGGCAGTGGCCGGGTACGACGATCAATACAAACTCATAACCGACCACCGCGTTCGCATTAAGGTTTTAAAACAAAAGGGTGTTGAACAGGGCAACGTTGTCATTCCGTACTATAGCGCCAACGGTTACGAATACCTCATAAACATTAGCGCCGTAGTGATAACACCCGGAGAAAACGGTTCCATCTCAACCAGCGTGCTGGACGAAAAACAGATCTTTAACAGAAAGGTGAGTTCGCTGTACTCAACCTACACTTTTGCCCTGCCCAATGTAAAAGTTGGCAGCATCATTGACTACAAATATCAAAGCATAAAGCGGCGCTTTGCCAACGTACGCCGCTGGGAGTTTCAGAGTGATTTGCCGGTAATGACCAGCTCTTTTGAACTGGCGCCTATGGCCAATTCGGAATTTGCTTACAGCGTGCATAAAAGCGCCGAATATCCCATTCAAATTGTGCCGGACAAAGCCAACGGCAAGTACCGTTTTGTAATGCACGATATTCCCGGTCTTCGCAACGAAGTGTACACGGCCAGCACCGAAAGCTTTTTGCAACGCGTCAATTTTCAGTTTGCTTCTTACACCGATTACTATGGCAAGCAGAGTTATATGTCCACGTGGGATGAACTGACCAAGGACCTTTTGCTCGATGAGAGTTTTGGTTCGCAGGCAAACAAAAATCTTTCCGGCAGCCCGCTTATAAAAGAACTGCCGTCCACGTTTTCTCCAACCGAAAAACTCAAAGCGATTTACGATTACGTACGGTCGAATTTTGTATGGAACGGCATCAACTCCAAATATTGCGAGGACGGCGTAAAATCGGTGCTGGAAAAAAAGAAAGGAACCACCGGCGACATTAATTTGTTGCTTGTGGCCTTGCTGAAAAGCGCGGGCCTTGATGCTTATCCATTGCTTGCGAGTGAAAGGGACAACGGCCGCATTGACACGACCTATTCTTTTCTCGATCAATTCAACAAAGTGGTTGCGCTGGTAAACTGCGAAGGCAGGCAATACGTGTTGGACGGCTCCAACGGCCGCACGCCCTTTTTTATGGTGCCTTCCGATTTGCTAAACACTGCGGCTTACCTGGTGGAAAAAAAGCGTGGCCGCTTTGTTTACTTTACCAATTTGCCGCACCGCCTCAGTGAAGGTGTTATGCTGGCTGGCAGCGTAACAAAAGACGGTGAACTGCGCGGTTCAGCCGTTGTTGAAAGCCGCGATTATGCAAAGCTTCAAAAAGAGGCCCGCTACAAAAGCGATACGACCCGCTACCGCGATGCTTTGCTGAAACGCAATTCATTTTTGAAGATTGATTCCTTTTCCGTGGAAGGATTGAAAAATGATTCACTGGCGTTGCGTCAAGAGACGGGCTTTCATTATGCGCTGAAAAAATCGGGTGACTATTACTTACTGAACGCAAATCTATTTACCGGCTTCGCCGAAAATCCTTTCACCACGCAATACCGTTTTACCGACATTGATTTCGGTGCAAAATTCAGCAGCACGGTAACCGGTACGTTTGAACTGCCTGCAAATTTTACGACCGAGCCGCTCCCGCAAAACAAAAAGCTGGTATCGCCCGACCGGTCGATGTCCATCAGCCGGATCATTGAGAAGCGCGACAACATCCTCTATTTCAAATTGATCATTTTGATTGACCGCGAAGCGTACAAAGCCGATGAATACGATACGGTAAAGGCTTTCTTTAACGAGATGGTTGATTTGCTGAACGAACCCGTTTTACTGAAATCCAACTAA
- the fumC gene encoding class II fumarate hydratase, protein MSNYRIEKDTMGEVQVPVDAYYGAQTQRSIDNFKIAQDINRMPKEIIRAFAYLKKAAAITNFEAGVLPKEKMELISRVCDEILEGKLDEYFPLVVWQTGSGTQSNMNVNEVVAYRAHVLNGGKLEDKEKVLHPNDDVNKSQSSNDTFPTAMHIAAYKILVETTIPGIEKLRNTLAEKSKAFMNVVKIGRTHFMDATPLTLGQEFSGYVSQLDHGLKAIKNTLDHLSELALGGTAVGTGINTPKGYSENVAKHIAQLTGLPFRTAENKFEALAAHDAIVEAHGALKTVAVSLMKIANDIRMLSSGPRSGIGEIFIPDNEPGSSIMPGKVNPTQCEALTMIAAQVLGNDVAINIGGSMGHFELNVFKPVMIYNFLHSARLIGDGCVSFNDRCAVGIQPIEENIKKHVDNSLMLVTSLNTKIGYYKAAEIAQKAHKEGTTLKEMAVKLGYVTPEEFDQWVVPANMVGEIK, encoded by the coding sequence ATGTCAAATTACCGCATCGAAAAAGATACCATGGGCGAGGTGCAAGTGCCCGTTGACGCCTATTACGGCGCACAAACGCAGCGCAGCATCGACAACTTTAAAATTGCGCAGGACATCAACCGAATGCCCAAGGAAATTATTCGCGCCTTTGCGTATTTAAAAAAGGCCGCAGCCATCACCAACTTCGAAGCCGGCGTTCTGCCCAAAGAAAAAATGGAATTGATTAGCCGCGTGTGTGATGAAATTTTAGAAGGAAAACTCGATGAATATTTTCCGCTCGTGGTTTGGCAAACCGGTAGTGGTACGCAAAGCAACATGAACGTGAACGAAGTGGTGGCTTACCGTGCACACGTTTTAAACGGCGGCAAACTGGAAGACAAAGAGAAGGTTTTGCATCCCAACGACGACGTAAACAAATCGCAATCGTCGAACGACACCTTTCCTACTGCGATGCACATTGCGGCTTACAAAATTTTGGTGGAGACAACCATTCCCGGTATAGAAAAGTTGCGCAATACGTTGGCCGAAAAAAGCAAGGCATTTATGAATGTGGTGAAGATTGGCCGCACGCATTTCATGGATGCCACGCCGTTGACTTTGGGACAAGAGTTTAGCGGTTACGTTTCGCAATTGGATCATGGATTGAAAGCGATTAAAAACACGCTTGATCATTTATCGGAACTGGCGCTTGGCGGTACGGCTGTTGGTACGGGCATCAACACACCAAAAGGTTATTCGGAAAACGTTGCCAAACACATTGCACAATTAACCGGTCTTCCGTTTAGAACGGCGGAAAATAAGTTTGAAGCATTAGCCGCACACGATGCGATTGTGGAAGCACACGGCGCTTTGAAAACAGTAGCCGTTAGCCTGATGAAAATTGCCAACGACATCCGCATGTTGTCATCGGGTCCACGCAGCGGCATTGGCGAAATTTTTATTCCCGACAACGAGCCGGGTTCGTCCATCATGCCGGGCAAAGTAAATCCTACGCAGTGCGAAGCGCTGACGATGATTGCCGCGCAAGTGTTGGGCAACGATGTTGCCATTAACATTGGCGGCTCAATGGGGCATTTTGAATTGAACGTGTTCAAGCCAGTAATGATCTACAACTTTCTGCACAGCGCACGGTTGATTGGCGACGGCTGCGTTTCGTTTAATGACAGGTGTGCCGTCGGCATTCAGCCTATTGAAGAGAACATTAAAAAGCACGTTGACAATTCGCTGATGCTGGTAACTTCTCTCAACACAAAAATTGGTTATTACAAAGCCGCTGAAATTGCGCAGAAAGCACACAAAGAGGGAACAACGCTAAAAGAAATGGCCGTGAAGCTTGGCTACGTTACACCCGAAGAATTTGACCAATGGGTAGTGCCGGCAAACATGGTGGGAGAAATCAAGTAA
- a CDS encoding TonB-dependent receptor, which produces MRKKNAFLLIAFLLVSFVNVFSQETTSELQGVVTGESGQALQGASITAIHLPTGTRYTTSTRSDGRYNLPNVRVGGPYEVTATFVGFQPSKQSDITLSLGTAYKADFTLISSAGNLTEVTVSATRSDKVFSRSRTGAAEVITRSQIERLPTVSRSLQELTRLTPSANNTPFGTSFGGRSSSYNNLTVNGASFNNTFGLSGTLGGQTNSQPISLDALDQVQVNIAPYDVTLGSFTGAGINSVTRSGTNNYRGSVYYYWRNPYLTGTRVGTVTLNSQDFNYYTTGANLGGYIIKNKLFYFVSYERERLAQPATSFTASRTGKPAVPGAVSQANGDTLDALRNFLVSKYGYDPGPYENYNYNTNSDRATVRVDYNINSKNTFSVNYFYLKSNRNVVPSTSGSLSGGRTASNTGMPFFASSYVINNNFNIVIAELNTRFSNQLSNKLQVGYNRLRDFRSSPGGIFPLVDIGNGSGSTYTSFGYEPFTAFNVLNTDTYQFNDIVSLFKGKHNITLGTQNTYNKFRNGFAPNYYGAYQFPSLTAFYQSAINGLPTATRYELRYSARKGGEFPYADISALQLGFFAQDRWNASNNFVLTVGLRADLPIFGNSFGDNTVADALVFRNGVTINTGRKPKTAVLWSPRVGFNWDVNGNKTVQVRGGLGVFAGAPPFVWVSNQASNNGVDFGSFVKTSGVAFSPDVNANRPVGAAANTSYNLAVTDENFKFPQIFRSNLAVDKKIFADITATLEGIYTKDINAVYHQNVNLPSTGTPLVGPDNRIRYTSTQIYSGAGGASLTNPNISDAILMTNTSKGYSYTVTGQLQRNVNNLYTMVAYTYGKSKSVNDGGSIAQSIWRDRPISGDPNVPELGYSNYNQPHRVVAAAYYRLEYAKYFATSIGFTYEAANGGTASYTYNGDVNNDALTGNDLIYVPRNQSEIVLVADNASDARSTTVLWNQLNAYINQDPYLSHRRGLYAERNGLMLPFYKRLDLNFTQDFMLHVGKRTNTLRFTADVYNFGNLINKNWGIFRTTSRSLGSGNNYSLLNFKGIVSSGLDAGKPSFSFPYLDATNQIPLTSSFQNSTSQSSRFQIQLGIRYIFQ; this is translated from the coding sequence ATGAGAAAAAAGAACGCTTTCCTTTTGATTGCTTTTCTTTTGGTCTCTTTTGTAAACGTCTTTTCCCAGGAAACTACCTCTGAGCTACAAGGGGTGGTGACCGGCGAAAGCGGACAGGCGTTACAAGGGGCCAGCATTACAGCAATCCATTTGCCTACGGGCACGAGGTACACCACTTCTACGCGAAGTGACGGACGTTACAATTTGCCGAACGTTCGTGTGGGCGGCCCTTACGAAGTGACCGCTACTTTTGTGGGCTTTCAGCCATCCAAACAAAGTGACATAACTCTCTCTCTCGGCACGGCTTACAAAGCCGATTTTACATTGATTTCATCAGCCGGCAACCTTACGGAAGTCACGGTATCGGCAACCCGCAGCGACAAGGTTTTCAGCCGCAGCCGCACGGGTGCAGCCGAAGTAATTACCCGTTCACAGATCGAGCGTTTACCAACCGTTAGCCGCAGCTTGCAGGAATTGACTCGTTTGACGCCTTCGGCCAACAACACACCGTTTGGAACTTCGTTCGGTGGCCGTAGCTCATCGTACAACAACTTAACGGTAAACGGTGCGTCGTTCAACAACACCTTTGGTCTTTCCGGTACGCTTGGCGGACAAACCAACTCGCAACCCATTTCGCTTGATGCGCTGGACCAGGTGCAGGTGAACATTGCTCCGTATGATGTAACGCTTGGTTCGTTCACAGGCGCAGGCATTAATTCGGTTACAAGAAGTGGTACAAACAACTATCGCGGCTCTGTTTATTATTACTGGAGAAACCCGTATTTAACGGGAACAAGAGTAGGGACGGTGACGTTGAACTCACAGGATTTTAATTATTATACAACCGGCGCAAACCTTGGCGGTTATATCATCAAAAACAAGTTGTTCTATTTCGTAAGCTACGAAAGAGAAAGACTGGCGCAACCCGCCACAAGCTTTACAGCAAGCCGCACAGGCAAGCCTGCCGTTCCGGGTGCTGTATCGCAGGCCAACGGCGATACGCTGGATGCTCTGCGCAACTTCCTCGTATCAAAATACGGATACGATCCCGGGCCTTATGAGAACTACAATTACAACACAAATTCCGACCGGGCTACGGTTCGCGTAGATTACAACATCAACAGCAAGAACACGTTTTCCGTCAACTACTTTTACCTGAAGAGCAACCGGAACGTTGTGCCCAGCACCAGCGGTTCACTGTCAGGCGGACGTACGGCCAGCAACACGGGCATGCCGTTCTTTGCTTCGTCTTATGTTATCAACAACAACTTCAACATCGTCATTGCGGAGTTGAATACACGCTTCTCCAACCAGTTGTCGAACAAGTTACAGGTAGGTTACAACCGCCTGCGTGACTTCCGTTCTTCACCCGGCGGCATCTTCCCGCTGGTTGATATTGGAAACGGTTCGGGCAGCACCTATACGTCATTTGGTTATGAACCTTTCACGGCCTTCAATGTGTTGAACACGGACACGTATCAGTTCAACGACATCGTGAGCTTGTTCAAAGGCAAACACAATATCACCCTTGGTACGCAGAATACCTACAACAAATTCCGCAACGGTTTTGCACCAAACTATTACGGTGCTTACCAGTTCCCGAGTTTGACGGCATTCTATCAATCCGCTATCAACGGTTTGCCAACTGCAACACGCTACGAGTTGCGTTATTCTGCACGCAAAGGCGGCGAGTTCCCTTACGCAGATATCTCTGCTTTGCAATTAGGATTCTTTGCACAGGACCGTTGGAATGCCTCAAACAATTTTGTGTTGACGGTCGGCTTGCGTGCTGATCTTCCGATCTTCGGAAACAGCTTTGGCGACAACACGGTTGCTGATGCCCTGGTCTTCCGCAACGGGGTTACGATTAACACAGGCCGCAAACCGAAAACGGCCGTGTTGTGGAGCCCACGCGTTGGCTTTAACTGGGACGTGAACGGAAACAAGACCGTGCAAGTTCGCGGTGGCTTGGGCGTGTTTGCCGGTGCGCCTCCGTTTGTGTGGGTTTCAAACCAGGCCAGCAACAACGGTGTGGACTTTGGTTCGTTCGTAAAAACATCGGGTGTTGCGTTTAGCCCTGATGTAAACGCAAATCGCCCTGTGGGTGCGGCTGCCAATACCTCGTACAACCTGGCGGTAACAGACGAGAACTTTAAGTTCCCGCAAATTTTCCGTAGCAACCTCGCGGTTGACAAGAAAATTTTTGCCGACATCACCGCTACGTTAGAGGGCATTTATACAAAAGACATCAACGCTGTTTATCACCAGAACGTGAACCTGCCTTCAACGGGTACACCGCTGGTTGGTCCTGACAACCGCATTCGCTACACATCAACACAGATTTACAGCGGCGCTGGCGGCGCTTCGCTGACCAATCCGAATATTTCGGATGCGATTTTGATGACGAACACGTCGAAAGGTTACTCGTACACCGTCACTGGTCAGTTGCAACGCAACGTGAACAACCTGTACACGATGGTGGCTTATACTTACGGAAAGAGCAAGTCTGTAAACGACGGTGGTTCGATTGCGCAGTCTATCTGGCGCGACCGTCCCATAAGCGGCGACCCGAACGTACCGGAGTTGGGCTATTCAAACTACAATCAACCGCACCGCGTAGTGGCCGCTGCTTACTATCGTCTTGAGTACGCAAAATACTTTGCCACTTCAATTGGCTTTACCTACGAAGCGGCCAACGGCGGCACAGCAAGTTATACCTACAACGGCGACGTAAACAACGATGCCCTTACCGGCAACGATTTGATTTACGTTCCGCGCAATCAAAGCGAGATTGTGTTGGTAGCAGATAATGCTTCCGACGCACGTTCCACTACGGTGTTGTGGAACCAGTTGAACGCATACATCAACCAGGATCCTTACCTGAGTCACAGGAGAGGTTTGTACGCGGAAAGAAACGGCTTGATGCTGCCTTTCTACAAACGTCTTGACCTGAATTTTACGCAGGACTTTATGTTGCACGTGGGCAAGCGCACAAACACCTTGCGCTTCACCGCTGACGTTTACAATTTCGGAAACCTGATCAACAAGAACTGGGGCATCTTCCGCACTACGAGCCGTTCTTTGGGTTCGGGCAACAACTATTCGTTGCTGAACTTCAAAGGAATTGTTAGCTCGGGTCTTGATGCCGGCAAGCCTTCGTTCTCGTTCCCATATTTGGATGCAACGAATCAAATTCCGTTGACTAGCTCTTTCCAAAACAGCACGAGTCAGTCATCGCGTTTCCAAATTCAATTGGGCATTCGCTACATCTTTCAGTAA